From a single Cyanobacterium stanieri LEGE 03274 genomic region:
- a CDS encoding CopD family protein → MTFQLLVLLHTLSATIWTGGHLILAVMVLPRALRKKAPNLIENFEENFETLGLISLGLQVLTGLGLIWIYFPHFEGLWALDSFLSRYVVTKLGLLLLTVTLAIHARLFIIPKLSVETLNSLAWHIIAITTIGVLFVVLGVGIRLGGYF, encoded by the coding sequence ATGACATTCCAACTTTTAGTTTTGTTGCACACCCTTAGTGCAACCATTTGGACGGGAGGACATTTAATTTTAGCGGTGATGGTGTTACCAAGGGCGCTGAGAAAAAAAGCTCCTAATTTGATAGAAAATTTTGAGGAAAATTTTGAAACTTTAGGTTTAATATCCTTAGGATTACAAGTGCTTACAGGATTGGGATTGATTTGGATTTATTTTCCTCATTTTGAGGGTTTATGGGCTTTAGATTCTTTTTTATCTCGTTATGTGGTGACTAAATTAGGATTACTTCTATTAACCGTTACTTTAGCCATTCATGCCAGATTATTTATTATCCCTAAGTTAAGTGTTGAAACCCTTAATTCTTTAGCTTGGCATATCATAGCCATTACCACCATTGGTGTTTTATTTGTAGTGTTGGGGGTGGGGATTCGTTTGGGGGGATATTTTTAA
- a CDS encoding KH domain-containing protein — protein sequence MLNKQPYLDLDNATSPDYDGLIRFLVEPLLESPELLSFHCEYITSTKRIWIRLALEEKEKGRVYGKGGRNIQAIRTVLQTAAQMVGDTLYLEVHEDQERGRFRSAPRRKPSRSSNFTPRSRSNGTPRPPIKRRGHVNKPVIE from the coding sequence ATGCTTAATAAACAACCTTATCTTGACTTAGATAATGCTACTAGCCCTGATTATGATGGGCTAATTCGTTTTCTGGTTGAGCCTTTATTAGAATCTCCCGAATTACTCAGTTTTCACTGTGAGTACATCACCAGCACCAAAAGAATTTGGATTCGTCTAGCCCTCGAAGAAAAAGAAAAAGGCAGGGTATATGGTAAGGGGGGACGCAATATTCAAGCCATCCGAACCGTATTACAAACAGCCGCTCAGATGGTAGGTGATACATTATATCTTGAAGTCCACGAAGATCAAGAACGTGGTAGATTTAGATCTGCTCCCCGTCGTAAACCCAGTCGCAGCAGTAATTTTACGCCCCGATCTCGTTCTAATGGTACTCCTCGCCCTCCCATTAAAAGACGTGGTCATGTTAACAAACCTGTCATTGAGTAA